CGAATACAACGGCCAGATAGACGTTAGACAGCTTTCCGTTTCTTCCCATTACGCACCTCCTTCTTGCCTGATCCGGTCAGGAACATAATAATCGCCATCGCAATAATCAAAAAGACGGCAATCGTTGACCCCATCCCCCAGTCCTGGGTGACGAGAAAATGCTGTTCAATCGCTGTTCCCAACGTAATTACACGGTTTCCCGCAATAAGGCGGGTAATCATGAACAGGGACAGCGCAGGAATAAATACAGCCTGACAGCCTGATTTCACACCGCTAATCGTCAGCGGAAAGATAACCCTGCGGAATGTCAGCCAAGATGAGGCTCCCAGATCCCTTGCTGCGTAAATTAACGATGGATTCATCTCTTCCAGCGCATTGAAGATCGGCAGGATCATGAATGGAATGAAGATGTACACCGAGACAAAGATGAAACTGAAGTCGGTGAACAAAATCTGCTGTGTACCAATACCCACGACTTCAAGCAGAGAGTTGGTCAGGCCATACGTTCCAAACAGGCCGATGAAGGCGTACGCTTTTAACAAGAGATTGATCCAGCTTGGCAGAATGATCAGCAGCAACCACAGTTGCTTGTGCTTCGTCCGGGTCAGCATATACGCCGTTGGATACGAGATGAGAAGCGAGAACGCCGTAATCAGAAATGCATACCAGAACGAACTGAGCGTCATCTGCAAGTACACCGGTGTGAAGAATCGGGCGTAGTTGCCAAACGTGAAGTTACCCTCCACATCGAAGAATGAATAATAGATGACCAGCAGGACCGGCGCCACAACAAACAACACCATCCATAATACATATGGAATCAGATACGCATTGCGTGTGCTGGCTTTAGTCTGCATGAGCGGCCTCTTGGTAGGCTTCGAGTCGTTTGTCGAACTCTTCTTCGGTCTCGTTAAAGCGCATAACGTGTACAGCTTCCGGGTCAAAATAGAGTCCAATCCGCGCGCCGACAACGGCTTTCTTCGTTGAATGAACAAGCCACTCATTGCCCGCATCGTCGTACGTGGATATCTCGTAATGCACCCCGCGGAATAACTGGGAGTCCACATTGACCTTCAGCTTGCCTTGTTCTTCGGTTGTAATCTCCAGGTCCTCTGGGCGAATGACAATCTCTACCGGCTCGTCCGGCTGGAGACCCTGATCGACACACTCATGCTGTGCGCCAGCAAATTCCACCACAAAGTCTTGCTTCATTCTGCCCGATACAATGTTCGATTCTCCGATAAAGTCCGCCACAAAACGGTTAATCGGCTCATCATAGATATCATTCGGTGTACCGCTCTGTTGAATCACGCCGCCGTTGAGAACAAAAATCTCATCCGACATCGCCAAAGCCTCTTCCTGATCATGCGTCACAAAGATAAACGTGATACCCAGTCGCTGTTGCAGCTCCCGCAATTCATACTGCATCTCGGTCCGCAGCTTCAGATCGAGTGCGGATAAAGGCTCGTCCAGCAGCAGAATCTCGGGTTCGTTCACAATCGCACGTGCAATCGCAACACGCTGCCGCTGTCCGCCGGACATTTCGCCGATTTCACGGTTTTCGTAACCGGACAGATTGACGAACTTGAGGGCTTCCAACACTTTGCTGCGAATTTCAGCCGTTTTCATCTTTTTGATCCGTAAACCAAAAGCCACGTTCTCAAATACATTCAGATGTGGAAATAACGCGTAATCCTGAAATACGGTATTCACCTGCCGCTGGTGGGCAGGCACCCGGTTGATGAGCGCTCCATTAAAATAAATACTGCCCTGAGTCGGCTCCGCAAAACCGGCAATCAGTCGCAATATCGTTGTTTTCCCGCAGCCCGATGGGCCAAGAAGCGTATAAAATTTACCCCGCTCAATCTCAAAGCTGACTGCTTTCAATACGGCTTCATCCTGATCGTATTGCTGAGTCACCGCTTCGAAGCGGATAATCGGTTGTTGTTCTGACATGCTTTACATCGCCCCCTTATACTTGAGGTACTTCTTCATTCTGTACACTTTTCGTTCATGCATCCTTATAGATAACCCATCTATTATATATGATTCAGGTATATCCGCAATGGTTTTGATGTAAACGCCGCGTGTCATTTCTTCTTATTTTTTATAATTCTGCATACATTACGGGTAATGTCGATAATACGTACCCATATGGAGTAAATGAAGGATTTTTAGGATTCCATTTTATGTGTGAGAGGAGTCTTGGCTCTTGGATATTCGTCGTAACCTGCCTTTGCTGATGACCATTTGTTTCCTAAGTCAGATGGGTGGATTCATGATCCTGCCTCTGTTCCCTTTGTTTATTGAGGAATTCGGCCTGTCCGGCTGGATGATGGGGGTTATTTTTGCTCTCTTTTATGTGGGGAAAGTGATGGGTGGCGTTCCTGCTGCGGCAATTTATAAGAAACTTGGGGGTAAACGCGCTCTCATCCTCATGCTGTTACTGCTAGCTGTCTGTATGGGTGGCTTCGCGGTGTCTTCTGCTGCGGTGTTATTCGGCCTGCTTCGACTGCTGCAAGGGCTGGCTTCCACCGGACTTACCGTGGTCGTGCGTTCCATCATCGGAGATGGGGGCAATGTAGACAACCGCGGCCTGTACAATGGATATATCAGCAGCAGTGAGGGCGGCGGAATGGTCCTCGGTCCGGTTATCAGTGGCTGGCTCGCGCTGCACTGGCCTCTGTCGGTTCCTTTTCTGCTTGTTACGTTATGTTGTCTGATGGCTGTGGTCGCTGCGATGGGGATGAAGATGACAGCCCCTCCTCTACCTTCAACAACATCTGATGCACTGCATACGCAAGGTACGGATATCTCCCGATCCGATCAAGCTCCCGACTCAACAACGATTAGCCCAACTACAGGGATTACCCAGCGTCAACAGCTTCTTGGCTACAGTACAGTACATTTTCTGGAGATGAGCGCCTATGCGGTATTCCTCACCTATTTTGCACTGTATGCAGCTCACATCATGCATTGGGACCCGTTTGCAACCAGTCTCGCCTTCACTGTATCCGGGATTTCTACACTTGCCGCTGCTCCCTTTGTCGGTTATCTCTCTGATCGGTTAGGCGATCGTCTGTTGCTTTGTATGCTCGGCATGTTCCTGATTGGAATCGAAGTTGTTGTATTTCTAAGCACGTCCTCCCATCTATGGGTCTACGTTGGCATGCTGATTGGCGGGGTTGGCGGGGCATGTTACATGGATTCTTTCTTTGCTCATATTGGTGATCATATCTCGGACGAGAGCCGAAGCTCCGTCATAGGCAAAATTGTCTCTGCGGCTGAGATCGGCTCCATCGTATCTCCAATAGTTGCAGCACTGCTGATGGAGGTTGGCTCGCTGTACTCCGTGTTTGTGTTCAATCTGGTGCTGATTGCTGCTGCCATTGTAGTTCAGGCCGTGATGCGCAGTAGGTACAAGACAAGACGGGTGTAAACGCAAAAGGGAGACGTACCACATGTCATGAATATGACGGAGGTCATCCCTTTATTGGCATAATTATTTTCTAACGAACCGCACAAGTGTTATTCGCTTCAATTTCTACTTCGTTAAAATACAATTCCACAATTACTCCGCCCAATAAGAGGCGCTCGGTTCGTTAGCTCTACAACTCGTGGAAGAGACCATTTCGATGGCAGCCTCCCCGATTATATTTTTCCCAATAATGTTGCGATGTGCACTGCATTTTCTTGGATTTTTCTTTTTAAGTAAGGGTCTGTCCTGTCAGGTAATCCGTTTGGTTTGTAAAACTTTGCTTCAAGAACTTCCACCCCATCTGGCTTCAATTCTCCCTCATACTCGGTGCAAATATAACCAATGACCACATTGTAGTATTCATGCCCATTTCTTAATTTCGTATATAACTCTTTTCCTGAGAAGACGCCATACAGATGAAGTTTCTTAATCTCTATCCCAATCTCTTCTCTGACCTCTCGTATTGCAGACTCTTCCACCGATTCGCCGAGCTCCATAAATCCACCCGGTACTCCCCAAGTGTCATCCAGATGTCGAACTAACAAAATCTCACCTGTCTTGTTCAAGATCAATATACTCGGTCTCACCAGAATAACAGGAGCATTGCCAACCATTCCTCGCAACGTTTCAATGTAACCCATGGATCGTTCCCTCCCTTATGTGAAGTCATGACCTCATTATAGGCATGTTATATATTTCCATATAGAGAAAGAATCTTCTTCTTTTTTTCCTATTTTAAAGCCCTTCGTTTGATAAAAAAGGATCACAAAAAATAACCCGTCTGCACAATTAATGTGCAAACGGGCATTTCATTGGTACATCTCCGGCCTGTGGCTGGGGATGCTCTACCTGTGCATTCTGCTGCTCACTGCTTCGCAGTTCTGCGGCAGATGCCACGCCATCTTTCAGCGTATACGCCTGATCCTGATGGAAAAAGTTCGGCTTCACAATCTCATTGCGATACGAGCTGTGGAAAATATGCGTTGTCGCCGGGGACACTGGCGGAATCAGCCACACCCAATCCCCAGTCAGCTCACGCCCAGCCTTCTCTTCCCGCTGTTCAAACATCGCAAATTGCGCTGCCGCCGTGTGGTGATCCACAATGCTCACGCCTGCTTTCTTGAACGAATGCAGCACAGCTACATTCAGCTCCACCAAAGCCCGGTCCTTCCATAATGTCGTTTCACTTGACGTATTCAATCCACATGCTGCCGCCACCGCAGGCAGCGTGTTATACCGGAACGTGTCCGCCAGATTACGGGCGCCGATCTCGGTACCCATATACCAACCATTGAACGGCGCTGCCGGGTAGGATATACCGCCAATCTCCAGACGCATATCGGCGATCATCGGCACACCATACCAGCGCATACCCAGCTCTGCAATCTCCTTCTGCTCCGGATGCTCGATCATCACTTCCACAATTTCTTCTTCGGGTATAACATACCACTCTGGCGCTTGTCCTTGTGCCTGAATTATGAGCGGTAACACATCATAAGAGCCACCTGCTCCTTGCCAGCCAAGGGACATGGCCGCCTTGGTCAACTCCACGGAAGCAGGATCTCCAATAATGCCTTGCTCTGTCTCGTATCCTGCATAACGAATAAGCTGATGATTCCAGACACGTACCGGAGCTCCATTTGGTCCATCCGGAGGAAGGATCGTAATCATCGGAATGACTTTGCCTCCGTTGGATGCCACATGAATATGATTCAACACAGCATCCGCTGCCGTTCCTGCCGTATCGGCATGACGAGCATCCACAATCCGCAATTTATCCCAGAACAGCCGCCCGATGCAACGGTTGCTGTTCCGCCAGGCCATTTTGCAACCTTGCTCCAATTCTTCTGTGGTATGCACATAGGTACCCGTTACTTCGATCTCGCCCATAACGGCAACAAGCCGGGCCTGCGCGTCTTCACGCGAATGGCCCAGCTCTTCATAACATGTATATATAAACCGTTCAGCTTCTTCCTGCAATTGTTCCAGGTCTGACCGCATCATTCATTCCACCATTCTGTACATCTTGGATGCCATCATTATACGGCAAGCGCACTGGATTTGTAAGCGAACGGACACTTTGTTCACGGACTCTACATATCGTTGTCAGGATGAAGGGTAACCTTGCTTATTTGCCCAGAAATGCGTTTAACATCCAGACCTCTTTATCCAGCGCAGCGGTGAATCCAATTAACATATCTTCCGTTGCGTTATCTTCTGCTTCTCCCGCTTCGTGAATGCCTTGATGAATCACTTCTACCATTGTACGCAGATCAGCAACCACCGACTCTACCATACGCTCAGCAGACAACGGGCCTTGTGCCTCTTCAATTGGAGACAGACGCAGTTGTTCAGCCATTGTAGCCACCGGACGTCCACCAATAGCCAGCAACCGTTCTGCAACTTCGTCCATATTCGCCGTAGACATGTTGTACAACTCTTCGAATTTGGCATGGAGTGTGAAGAAATGAGGTCCTTGGACATACCAGTGGAAGTTATGCAGTTTCGTGTACAACACGGACCAACCTGCGATCTGACGGTTCAGGACATCTTGAAGTGCTGTGGCATTATTAGCAAAAGTGTTGTTTCTAGTTTGGATTGTGCTCATGGAATTTATCCCCTCTCGAATATAAAAATAGAATTTAAATAATTGTTATGGCGCTGCTTTGATTTATTATTTTAATTTAGACTTAATCTAAATCTTGTTTTAATTATAGCACTGCATAAACGGTTTGGGAAGACTTTTGCACGGTCTTATAAATGAAGATTCCATGAAGTACAGCTTCATAGAAACGATGGCACAGCCAATTAGACAAATGATTTCAAGCGAAATCTCCCCCAACCTATTGGAGCTATGATAGACTCATCCTGATTGGGTTTCCATCAATTTTATGGATAGGATAAGGATGATACTCATACTAAAGGCAGTAACCGTTACAGGAAGTTAACTTAGTCACGATTGCGGAGGTAAATATGAGGATATTTCAATTTAAACAAGAATCCGGGAAGAAGATTACCCAATTTGATTCTAATTTCGTCATGTCACGTATTACGCAGACCGACAAAACAGCTCATATCGGATGTATGCACTTACCTGAGGGTGGAGTAATCGGTTATCACCAAGCAGTGGTTCCGCAACTCCTTTTGATCGTAAGCGGAGAGGGTTGGGTTAGAGGCGAAGCAAATGAATATATTAAAGTGCATTGTGGCGAAGCCGTACTCTGGGATCAACATGAATGGCACGAAACCAAAACAGAAGCTGGACTCATGGCCATTGTAATTGAAAGCGAAGAGTTGGACGTCTCTTTATTAATGCCTTTATAGAAGGTATAACGTAAGAAATGAAGTCCTTCTTTAACACCAAAAAGCAGGCCTGCACCTAAACCGGTAACAGGACTGCTCCTTTAAAACATAAATCTCCTTAAACACGGACAAGCTCAAAAGTCAGAATACGACTGATTTCTTCATAGCTCGATGCGGCAAAATGGGGCTGATGATCGGATTCCGGCAACGCCTCCCGATGATTGAACCAGATAACTGTCCAGCCTGCATCAACTGCACCTACCACATCATTACGCCACGAGTCTCCGATGTAATAGCTGGAACGCGCATCTGTCCCGGACTGCTTACTCACATATTCAAACAATCTGCGATCCGGTTTCGCATAACCAGTCGTACCGGAGATGAAAATCAGATGCTCGTCCACGAGACTGAGCACATCCAGTGCTTCAAGCTTGCGGCGCTGATGCTCTCCTTCTCCATTGGTGATTAGACCAACGGTATGGCCTTCTGCCTGAAGCCTTCTAATCAACTCGTATGCTCCTTCAAAAGGCACAATCTCAAACTGTCTGCTCAGATACTGAGCTTGCAGTTCTTCAGCCTGTCCCGGTTGTAGGGGGAGTCCAAACTCTTCCATCGTCAGCTCAAACCTCCGACGGCGCATTCGCTCCACCGCACCCGGCTCCGGCACAGCAGACAGATCTTCTTGTGCAGACAACCAGTCACTATAGTAGCGAAAACGGTGATAGGCATCAGCAAAAGGGAAATCATCCGATAGGCCGAGAACATCCTGCAACGCGCCACGTAGTGGCTGTAAGTGATCATATAAGGTATCATCCACGTCGAAAAATATGGTTTTAGCATTATTTATTTCATTCATAATCGTTGTCTATCCTCCTGCTTTGAGTCCAAACATTCTCTTCTTACTATATATGTATTCATTTGTTCCGTCCAAAAGTGGATTTCTTGCAGCCCTCTCCAAGTTAATCCATAGCTAAAAACCTCTGTCTGGCAAAGAAGCATTAAACAGTCATTCTTATATATAAAAACACCCCATTTCACAACTCATGGTCATGAAATGGGGTGACTCTATTTTTTAATAAAACTTATTCTACAATCAACGATACAACCTTACCTGCATTCACATCAATCAGACCATGATCCGTAATTTTCAGAGCCGGACTTACCGCAAGAGAGTGAGTACTGATCGACATGATCGGGTTGTAATGCACGTACCCAAGAGACAACATGGCTGCACGCAATTCCTTCACTTGATGGGACACCACTGCGAGTGGTTCTTCCGTCAGAATGCCACCTACGGGAAGTTCCAGATGGGACAGCACCTTGCCGTCTTCCACCACACAGAAGCCACCCTGGCTCGAAATTACGGTGTTAGCTGCCAATATCATATCTTCACGATTACGTCCTACAACCAGCAGGTTGTGATTGTCATGTGAATATGTCGTTGCAATGGCGCCACGCTTGATGGTGTCTCCACCGATCAGACCATGTGCTCGATTGCCGTTCACACCATAACGTTCAAAGGTCGCGATCTGCGCATATCCGCTTTCTTCCCATAACAGTTCGCCATCCGAAGACTGAACCGGTGCAATATGTTCTTCCACAAATGTAGAACCATCCTTCACCATCATGACACGGCATTGGTACTCACCTTTACCCGCGAGATCAACACCTGGTCCACTGACTTTCGAGTCGGACAACTGAATTGCAAAATCTGCTACTCCCAGTTTCTCCAACTGAACACTCTTATAGAAGTGAGGCGGGAATTGCCCGATGATCCGTTCCTGCTTATACGGTTCGTAATCGTCATAAGCTTTGCGGCCATTTTTGTACACCTGATCAATGGAGAGATCATGCAAGTTGGATACCAACACATAATCGGCCACTTTGCCTGGGGCAATGCTGCCGCGATCAGTCATTTTCATACGGGAAGCAGGGGTAGACGTTGCTGCGTAGATCGCATCTTCCGGACGCATCCCCATCTGAATTGCCTTGCGTACGATATGATCCAGATGACCACGCTCCACCAGTGAATCCGGCATCACATCGTCCGTTACGAAGCAGAAATGCTGCGCCACATCATGTCGGATCAAATACTCCATCACCTCAGGCGTCATCGATTTCTCCTGGATTTCAATAAACATGCCTGCTGCAATCCGCGCCTGTAATCCCTCAATGCTCTGATGGGTATGATCGGAATCAATACCTGCGTAGATCAGTCGATGCAGATCGAGTCCAAGCAGTTTCGGTGTATGACCTTCAATCACCAGATCAGGATAGTTTTTGCGGATATGCTGTAAAATCTGGTTGGTCTTGCACTCCGGATCACGGATGACATCGACATAGTTCATGATCTCGCCGAGACAGATAATCTCGCCAGTGGCGAGCAGCACGTCCATATCTTCGATTTCAATCGAACCACCTGTTGTCTCCATCGGGGTTGCCGGAACGGAACTTGGGATCGCATAGAACATGTCGACCGTCGTCTCCCGACTCGCAGCCATCATCTCCTGCACCCCTTCGAGCCCAAACACATTCGCCATCTCATGTGGTTCTGCGACAATGGACGTTACCCCGCAGCCAATCAGACCATGAGAAAAGGTTTCCGGTGTCACCATCGTACTTTCAATATGCAGATGGATATCGATCAAGCCAGGAATCATGTATCTTCCTCGTGCATCAATGACTTCGTCTGCCTGAAACATCTCCGGTCCACCGGGTCCAACATATAGGAATCTGCCGTCCAACACAGCAGCGACGTTGTTCATTTCAAACCGTTTATAATAACTGTTATACACATGTACATTCACAATCAGTTGATCTGCACGCATGGGGCATAATCTCCTTCTTCACAAGCATTTCAACACGATCCGGACTGGACAATGAACCTGTACTTTAATCTGATGCAATGCACTTGATTGCGTACCACTGCCTCGTCCGGAAACATCGTATGAAATGTCTTCTTTACTGCTCTTATTTCTTCAAGCTATTCCTACATTTCACGGTTACTCTACCAATACAAGCTTGTCCTGTGGGAAAATCAGGCTAACACGCTGCCCGCTAAGGTACGGTGTTTCCATCTCCTGATTTGCTGTAAAGTCACCCAGTTCCGTCTCAACTACATACTGATAGCTGCGTCCCAGATACGTGCTGACTTTGATAATGCCCGGCAAAGCGTTCACCACATCCGCAGAGGTATCTCCACTTACGATCAGATCATCCGGGCGAATCGCACCTTTGCGGGCACCGGGAAGAGCTGTTCCAGGATGCGCTGTTGCCGTAAACATGCGGCCACCCGCATGCAATGTGATGAGTTCACCTGCATCGCTGCGATCCGCAAATTCAATGAAATTATGGAATCCGATAAACCGTGCGACAAACTCCGTTGCCGGATATTTGAAAATCGTTTCCGGGCGGTCGAGCTGCTCGACTACACCTTTATTCATGATTGCTACCTGATCCGAGATCGAGAAACACTCTTCCTGGTCATGAGAGACATACAACGTTGTAATGCCCAGCTCTTGCTGAATCCGGCGAATCTCCACCCGCATGTTAAGACGCAGGTTGGCATCCAGATTACTGAGCGGTTCGTCAAACAAGAGCAAGTCAGGCTCAATCACCAATGCTCGAGCAATGGCTACACGCTGACGTTGTCCACCGGACAGTTCCTGTGGAAAACGTTTCTCAAATCCATTCAGGTTAACAACTTCCAGGATTCGCATTACACGTGAAGAGATATCCTTGTCTTTCACTTTACGCATCCGCAAGCCAAAGGCCACGTTGTCATAGACAGACAGATGTGGGAATAATGCATAACTCTGAAATACAAATCCGAAGTTCCGCTTGTTCGCCGGAACCTTCGTATAATCCTTGCCGCCGAACATAAACTTGCCCTGTGATGCTTCCAGAAATCCGGCGATGAGGCGCAGCGTAGTTGTTTTGCCGCAACCGCTCGGTCCGAGCAGGGAGAGCAGTTTACCTTTTTCCAGCTCCAACTGAAAATCCTTCAGGATTGTCTGCTTATCGTATGCCACGGATACGTGGTCTAATGTCAGCAATGCCATAGCGTTCTGCGCCTCCAATTAACGTTTAGTAAAGTATGAAAATCCGCCCATGATCCGTTCGATCACGAACATTAAAAGTCCGGTCAGTACCATCAATAGCATGGAAATTGCTGCAATCGTTGGATCAAAGTAATTCTCCACATACGTCAGCATCTGGATCGGTAATGTGCTTACCCCTGGTCCAGTCATGAACACTGAGATGTCCACGTTGTTAAAGGACTCCAAGAAGGCAATCAGCACCGCAGCTATAATTCCTGAGCGGATGTTGGGAAGCACGATCGTGAAGAACGTTCTTACCCGTCCCGCACCAAGACTCAGCGCAGCTTCTTCCACGGCGAAGTCAAAGCTCGATAGACTCGACGCAATAACCCGAATAATGAATGGAAGCATGATAATCGTATGACCAATCAAAAGTCCAAGGTACATCGGCAGATGGTAGATTACGATCAGATATTTCATCAATGTAAAACCAAGCACGATTCCCGGGATCAGTACCGGGGACAGGAACAGTGCGTTCAGCACGGACTTGCCTTTGAAATCGTAACGACTGAGTGCATACGCAGCCGGAACTCCAAGCACCAGTGCCAACAGGTTCCCCAGCAAGGAAATGATGATGGACGTCTGGAACGTGCGGAGGAAACCGCCTGTGTTGAAAATATTCTCATACCAGCGGAAGGAGAACCCTTCCGGCGGAAATTTGAGTACCGTTCCCGGTTCAAACGAAGTGATCGATATGATCAGAAGCGGGCCCAGCAGAAAGATAAAGACCAGCAGACTGAACAGGCCCAGCCCGATATGTTTCTCCCGCATATGTCTACCCCTTCGGATTTAAAGTTTTGGCCATTTTGTTCATGACACCGACCACGACAAATGTAATCACAATCATAATCGCGGCAACAACCGAGGCCAGATACCAGTCGTTGAGAGTCATGGCGTTCTGATACAGGAACGTAGCAATCACGCGCTGCTTGCCTCCAAGGAGGGCAGGTGTGGTATACGCCGTCAGGCTTCCGACAAAGACAAGCACGGCTCCGATCACAAGTCCTGGCACAGCGAGTGGGAACACAACCCGGCGGAATGCCGTAATGCGCGATGCGCCGAGACTTTGCGCTGCTTTGAGCAGGTCACCGTCAATGTTCTCCAGCACGCCCACCAGAGAGATAATCATCAATGGCAGGAACAGATGCGTCAGACCGATCATCATCGCTGCAGGTGTGTACAGAATATCCAGCGGCTTGTCCACGATCCCCAGGCCAACAAGGGTGTTATTGATCAGTCCTTTGCGTCCAAGAATGATCATCCAGCTAAACGAACGCACGACCGGGCTCGTCAGCAGTGGGAAGATCGCCAGTGCCAGCAAAATGCCTTTGCGGCGCGGCGCTTTCTGCGAAATATAATAAGCTGTCGGGAATCCGAGCACCACACAGACGATGGTGGTGACCACGCTGACTTGCAGCGTCGTAAGCAGTATTTTCAAAAAGTATGGGTCTCTGAAAAAATGCATGTATCCTTCAAACGTGAAGGAGTTTTCTTGGAAAAACGTCGATCCGATCGTCAGGACAATCGGAATGATCATAAATGCCGCCAAAAACACGAACCCCGGCAGCAATAGCCAGTAGATTACTGATTTTTTCATCGCCATACTCCTGACTCTTAAAATGGTTTTATTCACACGTTAAAAGCACAACTTTACACTAGCTCACTCCGTGCCAGAAGAATCTTTCGATCGCTGTTATCCCCAGATTTTTTGATCCTTATTGAAAAGGTTAAATCCGGGGATAAAGGCGAACGCTTCGCTTCTCCAGCTTTCTTCTGTCACTACGTTATTGTGTAAAACATGAATTTAACTATCATAACTACGCGTTTAACGCGTTGACAAACAGTTCAAGGAAGCTTTC
The window above is part of the Paenibacillus sp. 1781tsa1 genome. Proteins encoded here:
- a CDS encoding ABC transporter ATP-binding protein, whose protein sequence is MALLTLDHVSVAYDKQTILKDFQLELEKGKLLSLLGPSGCGKTTTLRLIAGFLEASQGKFMFGGKDYTKVPANKRNFGFVFQSYALFPHLSVYDNVAFGLRMRKVKDKDISSRVMRILEVVNLNGFEKRFPQELSGGQRQRVAIARALVIEPDLLLFDEPLSNLDANLRLNMRVEIRRIQQELGITTLYVSHDQEECFSISDQVAIMNKGVVEQLDRPETIFKYPATEFVARFIGFHNFIEFADRSDAGELITLHAGGRMFTATAHPGTALPGARKGAIRPDDLIVSGDTSADVVNALPGIIKVSTYLGRSYQYVVETELGDFTANQEMETPYLSGQRVSLIFPQDKLVLVE
- a CDS encoding ABC transporter permease; this encodes MREKHIGLGLFSLLVFIFLLGPLLIISITSFEPGTVLKFPPEGFSFRWYENIFNTGGFLRTFQTSIIISLLGNLLALVLGVPAAYALSRYDFKGKSVLNALFLSPVLIPGIVLGFTLMKYLIVIYHLPMYLGLLIGHTIIMLPFIIRVIASSLSSFDFAVEEAALSLGAGRVRTFFTIVLPNIRSGIIAAVLIAFLESFNNVDISVFMTGPGVSTLPIQMLTYVENYFDPTIAAISMLLMVLTGLLMFVIERIMGGFSYFTKR
- a CDS encoding ABC transporter permease; translation: MKKSVIYWLLLPGFVFLAAFMIIPIVLTIGSTFFQENSFTFEGYMHFFRDPYFLKILLTTLQVSVVTTIVCVVLGFPTAYYISQKAPRRKGILLALAIFPLLTSPVVRSFSWMIILGRKGLINNTLVGLGIVDKPLDILYTPAAMMIGLTHLFLPLMIISLVGVLENIDGDLLKAAQSLGASRITAFRRVVFPLAVPGLVIGAVLVFVGSLTAYTTPALLGGKQRVIATFLYQNAMTLNDWYLASVVAAIMIVITFVVVGVMNKMAKTLNPKG